In the genome of Dromiciops gliroides isolate mDroGli1 chromosome 1, mDroGli1.pri, whole genome shotgun sequence, the window aagcaccaccaccaccttccccCAGATTGCAGTGAAGATACTTTAGGACCCTGAAGCCAGCAGCCCTGGGAATAGCATCATTCCCTTGCTTCCAGCATGGACCTTTCAGTCATCAATCAGGAATGATGTAGACATGCAACCTAGCAACTACTTCTAAACATCCTTCTGACCTAACTTCCTCaacactttaaaaagaaagttctcaccacCCAAATCCTTGGTACTGTCAAATGgctcaacatcagaaacagataTGGTCTTATGAATGGAAATGACATGAAAGAAGAAGCATTCCTATCTTCTTTGctgctgtaccctaaggaccatgagGCCTTTTCATGTAGCATGAAACTGAAACCTGCATGTGTTGtttccccttattagaatgtgaactcttgaaacacacagctattaagtatctgagaccagacttccagggtggagccaaggtggcagaggaaaggcagtgagctctcgaactcattacatgatcactccaaaaaacatctaaataatgccataggacaattgctggagcagcaaaacccatagaagaatgtgctgaaatcatcttccaaccaatgACAGCTtcgaaggtcagaaggaggaagctgctgtgctgagacagaagtggagcccaaccccacagtaaccctgacacagatccagtcccaggaaggcctcaccagagaaagaaactacccagagactctgaatcagctgcagtgccagtgttgtctggaactaagctcacagtctggtgagagggctgaacccttggaaggggggagattacaggggtctctgctggtgctgaggtggaactttggtttttcacccctgctgggaatgaggaggtaggcttgagtagcattGGCCCAGGTGAGGAGGGGCATatgctcatcagagctgacaaccacaacacagaaagctggttgattagctaGTTAGTCTAggatcatctatggaccagggaatagatcaggcaagtgaagaacctgctcctccttagatcataccacctgagaccttctgaagcttgggatagtgcagcctggaaacagtgacccactttaaggagctaaaagtcaagtaaaagaaaggcaagacaagtagacagagaaaggtgagaaccatagaaagtttctttagtgacaaggaagatcaaggtgcaccctcagaggaagatgtcaacatcagggcccctataactaaagcttccaagaaaaatatgaattggtctcaagccaaaGAGACACTCAAAAaggtggttattttcagcaaggcaatgatccaatacaactctgaagaacttatgaaaattacagtccatctacagagaaagaactgatggtatctgaaaacagactgaaacacatttttttgacaattccttaatcagaAGTTTGttattatctgttttctctcacaacctagataatgtagaattgttttccatgactactcatgtataatttatgttgaattctttgagttcttggggtggggtgggaggagaggatggaagagaagttggaacacaaagtttttttaaataattgatgttaaaatttgtttttacatgtaatttggaaaataaaagtccaaaaacaaaaaaaaataggaaagtaactattctcagcaatacaatgatccaagacaatcccaaaggactaatgataaagcatactatccacctccaaaaaaagaactgaaattgactgcacacagactgaatcatgctatttttcactttcatttttttcttattcaggttttcttatattaaatgactaatatggtgatgttttgtataattgcatgtatatatatatatatatatatatataaaacatatgtgaTTGCTCACTGCCtctaggaggggagaagggagagagggaaggggggatagaatttggaactcaaaaacgttgaacaaaaatgtttattatcattaaaaaagaaaaaaggtaaaaaaacaaataggaaagTTGGAAAGAGGTGAGGATTtatagggaaagataatgagttctgttttggacatatcaAGTTTGAGATGCCAATGGGCTACCCAATTGGAGATGGTTTTGAGAAGGCACTAGCACCTTGAGGATCATGCAGAACAGGGATGTCAAATTATTGGTCCCATACCCCCAGCAAAACTTGCCAGTAAACCCCAATGAGATTAAAAGtgtaattgtggggcagctaggtggcacagtggatagagcactggccctggagtcaggagtacctgagttcaaatccggcctcagacacttaacacttactagctgtgtgaccctgggcaagtcacttaaccccaattgcctcactaaaaaaaaaaaagtgtaattgtTGACAAAAgtgtaaattaaattaaaagtgtaaatctttgacaaaataaatacaaatagaacatagataatgttaatttgtggctttATAAGTCAATATGTCACCACATGGATCAGTTTCTGAtagagtttgacatcactgaagaaaatagtgTTTGAACTAAGCATTGAAAAAAGCTGAAGATTCTGATAGGCAATGGGAGTGCATttgggcatgggagacagccaatcCAAAAGAATGGAGGTGGAGAATGGATTGTACTGTATGAGAGGCAGTAAGAAGTCTAGTTTGGCAAGTTAgtagttttttttgtgtgtgaaagggagaagtttatatttcatccttgAAGTAACAGGAAACCACTAGAGTTTGATGAGCAGCACTTTATATCTTCTGAAATTCTGAGTCTATGAAAGTGACCTGTTTAGCCAAGTATATGTCTCTGGAAGTCTAATTTCAGTGTTGGGTAGGTTAGGTCTTCTTCATTTGTACTCCTATAGTTGTGCGCtctcctgtttaccttcttaGACCTGAGATGTAGGCACTATGTCTTTTCTTAGGAACAGGCTCCATAATTATCTCAGTTCCCTCCATGATTAAATTGGCTCTGTGTGTGCTTGTGCTTGTGAGCCCCAATAGAAGTGCTTCCCACCATATTTACTAGTTGATTCTCAGTTGATTTCAGTTAGTCAGCCAGACTTAACTGTAAATGTGCTTACTACTTAAATATATACTTATCTGTGTTTTAAGAATTAGTTTGTTCATAATTTCTTTAGCAAACTACTTAGTACAAAAGACCTTAGGAGCAAAAACTATCAGACTTCTAACTCTGAGTGTTCAAGAAGGTTGGAGGGGAAGATTAACAGCTTCAGGGAAAGGAAGGTTTCAAGAAGTCCAGACACCTGGAGCTGTGAACTCAGAAGTTCTTTGAATTTGATACAAAAATATCTTGgatttagaatcataaaataataCTTGATTTCCCTCATCATGCCTGGACAACTTAGGAAATGATATATTTTAGCAGAAGATGATTTGTCAAGAGTTACATAGATATTTATGCATTTGTGCAAtggcatatgtgtgtatctgtaagAAAAACTAAATCCTGCTTTCAAGCCAAAAGAGCCTAATTAGAGAAAATCATTAAAATCACAATTCAACTCATTATGGATTTGGTACAGATTAAAGTGGGAGAAAATGAGGTTTGATATGATTCTAATTAGAGCTATTTCATCATTGCTTGGAACTTAAATGTGCATCACTGGTATATTACATGtacatggtttcatttttttctgtgattGTTTCTAGAGCCCTCCATTATGGACCATTTCATTGGAAACCCTGACAATGAGTAACTAGGGTTCTTGAACTCAGATTTCTTTCTTAGGCAAtccatttctcctctttcttagGAGTGACAAAAGAGAAGTCTTTGgattcttctgttctcttcctctTGATGCTGTTTCTTGTATCCAATGTGATGTTCCTAAAGTACAGGTATGTCCATGTTActgccctactcaataaactgcagtgaTTCCCTagtgcctctagaatcaaatataaatttttctgGTTATATTTGAAAGTTTTTTACAACATTGCTACTGTACTATCTTTTCAGTCTCATAATATATTACACCCCTTCCTGTACTCTGAAATATAGCATTTCCCTTCTCCATTACTTAGCACTGACTGACCCTAACTACTAGTTGTATTCTGTCTGCATACCTGACTCATagaatccctcccttccttcaagatgcatCTCAAGGAcaaccttctacatgaagcattTTCTGATAGTGTCccctcaaactaccttgtatttaactgttttatatttatgtgtattctccttatatttatattgcacacataaatacatactcATGTATATCCAACTCCCACTTTCAACCCCTAATTCCCTGAATTACTTCTCCACCACCTCtgcacaaatgagaaaactgaggtacacagaagctaagcaactttcccaggatctcacagctcgtaaatgtctgaggccagatttgaatacaaattttcctgactacaggtttAGTGAGAAGCCTTGGTTTCTTCCAACACTTAATTCCTACAAGAAACCTTCTCTCATCCCTCTAGTTCCTTGTGCTCTCTTACTCCTTGATTTATCTCATATTTATCTATCTGTATAAAAATTGAATCACTGAACAGAATATGAgatctttgttattgttgtttttgtcttttgaatCCCCAAGACTGAAAACAGTGCCTTGTACATTATGGACACTagatggaacaatggatagaatgctagacctagagtcaggaagacctgagttcaaatacaaccacAGACACTTGCTGGTATCCTGAGCTTTACCTTTTAGTaccttaacttttgtctgccttaatttttttcacctgtaaaatgaggaaaataaaagtacccacctcccagcattgttcttcaaataagatgagataatacttgtaaaaatgctatagaaatgcttgctattattatttttgttaaatttcttaAAGTTTATAGTTCAACTTCTGGAAGCCAAGATGGGGGAGTAAGCAATGAATTACTATAACtcccatattcccctccaaacaaccataaaatagtgccccaaaacaaattctggaacagcagaaccatCATAAAATGGGGTAAAACAATCTTTGAGTCCAAGAAACTTGGAAGATCAGCAGGAAATGTGTGTTTCACTCAGCTGAAAGTGGAGCCGAGTTCAGTACAGGAAGCATCCCAGCAAGACCCATTTCAGCAAACCAGCAGGAGATCTCGAGCCTCAGTACAGTGAAGGAGGAAAACACCAACACCAGGACCCCCCACATGCCTCAGCATAGACAGGGGAATGGACAGATAGCAGCTCTGAGAACTGCCACATGCTTCGGCATAGCCCAGGACAAACAGGCAATCTCTACTGGCCAGACATCCTTGTGCTTCAGGGTGTCCCTGGGTAAATGCAGAAACATTTCACCACCTCAGCACATGCCAGACACCAACACTGGGACCCCAGGTCAGCACCAAGTGAGCTGCCAGAGCTCTATGGCCTCTATCAGTcacccccccatcccaccccctcaACACAACATCAGACACAAGGGTCTCACATGGGCCCCAGGGCAACACCAGTACAGCATCAGGTAAACAGTTAGGGCCTGTAGCCCCTGACACACAAGAAGCCTTAGATGGTGTACCTTCTACCCTGGGAATAGAgctcaaaattaaaagaaagggaaaaggccaaaaaagatgagcaaaacaacaacaataatctagccaaacaaaactattattatggtaacagggaagatTAAACACATGAACTAAGAGGAGGACAGcaatgtcaaaacacctatgGGCAAAACTCCAAAGAAAAGTAggaaatgggggcagccaggtggcacaatggataaagcactggccctggattcaggaggacctgagttcaaatctggcctcaaacatttgacacttactagctgggcaagtcacttaaccctcactgccctgcaaaaaaagaaaagaaaagaaaagaaaagaagtgggaaATGGCTGCAAGCCCAAAAAGAACTCAtggaagagatttaaaaagagttttaaaatcatataagagaggcagaagaaaaaataggaaaagaaatgagagtgatggaagaaaattatgaaaaaaacccaattccttaaaaagtagaattggccaaatagaaaagagagTACAAAAGCTAATTGAGGAAAACACCTCCTTAATAGGTAGAACTGAGGAGTGAAAGTTAATGACTCCTCAgtcaaacaaattcaaaagaatgaaaaaaaatataagaaaatgtaaaataccccatgggaaaaacaactgacctgaaaaatacaTCCAAGAGCGACAATGTCAGAATTTTTGGACTACTACAAGGCCATAATCAAAAGGAGGACCTGGGCaacatctttcaaaaaataatcaaagaaaactgccatgctatcctggaaccagagggcaaaatagacattgaaagaatccactgatcacctcaggGAAAGAtcgcaaaatgaaaactccaaggagtattatagccaaagtTCAGAACTAACAAGTCAAAGAAAAGTTTTGCAAgtggacagaaagaaacaatgcaaATACCAgagagccacaatcaggattacacaggacttcACAGCTGAAACAATAAAAGTTTGAAGGTCATAGAACATGATATTCCTAACCAGTGAAATAAAACATAGTATATCAAGAGGGATAAATggccattcaatgaaatagaaagatTTTAAGCTTTCATAAGAAGACCAGAATTAAAGCAAAAGTTTGATCTTGAAtatcaagacccaagagaagcatatgaaggtaaaaagggaagaaaatataaggGATACAATAGAGCTAAGTGGTTTAcatctctacatgggaagatgatatttgtaattcttttggggggggcatgttatcttaatgttttattttttccagttacatgtagagctagttttcaacatttgcttttataacattttgagttccaaattgttctccttccttctcttctttccctacccctcccaagacagaaagaaatctgatataggtcatatgtgtacaatcacattaaacatttcttcattggtaatgttgtgaaagaagaatcagaacaaaaaggaaaatctcaaaaaaagcaaaaaaaaaagtagaaatagtatggttcaatctgcattcagattcaacaattcttttttctggatgtggagagcattttccatgatgagacctttggaattgtcttagataacTGTAttactgaaaagagctaagtctatcacagttgatcatcacacaatgttgttgttactgtgtacaatgttctcctggttctgcttacttcactcagcatcagtcgatttaagtctttcctgttttttctgaaatctgcctcttattcaatttttatagcacaatagtatttcattagattcatataccacaacttgttcagccatttcctaattgatgggtattacctcaatttccaactctttgccaccacaaagagagctgctataaatatttttgaacatgtgggtccttgaTATCTGTAATTCTTAAAAATCATATCACTAATAGtaaagatagaaggaatatacCTAGACAGAGGGTATGGGTATAAGGTGAATTTGAAAGAATGGCAAAAAGTAAGGAATAAGAAAGAGGAGTACACTAGGTGCAGAAGGAAGGATGatgtagaatggggtaaattatttcatgtGAAGAGGTTCAAAAGACatattacagtggaggggaagaaataAGGATGAATGATGAGCATTGCttaaatcttactctcatcaatactggctcacagagggaataatatacatgatcaattgaatatagaaatctatcttacccaaaagGGAAGTATGAGGGGAGCAGATTATGTAAAGCAGGGGGTTACTGATAGAAGAGAGAGCAGATCAGGGGAGGTAGcagacagaagcaaaatactggtgcagagggaaagggtgaaaggagagagagaacaaacaggaggaaaaatagaatggagggaaatatgcagctagtaatcataactgtgaatgtgaatgggatgaactctcccataaaacaagCAGGTAGCAGAGTAGatcaaaaaacagaatcctacaatatgttgtttacaagaaacacacttaaagcagagagacacacacagagtaaaggtaaggagCTGTAATGGAATCTATTAAAAGCATGGGTAGCAattctgatctcagacaaagtaaaagcaaaaatagacctaattaaaagagataaggaaggaaactgcatcttgtttttttaaaagatgccatAAACAATGAAGCAATTTCAATACTAAACACCAAGCagtatagtatccaaattcttactGAAAAAGTTAACctagttacaggaagaaatagacagcaaaagtATACTACTGCGGAACCTCAGCTGTCCCTTCTCAGAACTCGATAAATCCAGCTAAACAATAAACAAGAAACTAAGGAGgtaaaaagaataagagaaaagttAGATGTAACAGGcttctagagaaaactgaatggtaacagaaaagaatatacatttttctcagcagcacCTAGCATCTACACtaacatgtattagggcataaaactctcaaaatcaaatgtagaaaagcagaaatattaaatgcattgttttcaaataataatgcaataaaaattacattccacAAAGGGCATtggaaaatggattaaaaattaactgaaaactaaataatcGAATCCTAATGAGtaagtgggtcaaaaaacaaatcatagaaacaacaaataatttcattaaagagaatgacaacaatgagacaacatagcataatctataaaatgcagccaaagtggtacttaggggaaaatttatttctctaaattctcacatcaacaaaatagaaaaagaatagatcaataaattgggtatacaactttttaaaaactagaaaaagaacaaatttaatattcccaatttatggggcagctaggtggcacaatggataaagtaccagccttggagtcaggaggacctgagttcaaattcagactcagacacttgacacttactagctgtgtgaccctgggcaagtcacttaaccccagttgccttacacaaaaaaatttttttaattcccaattgagcaccaaattggaaatcctgaaaatgaaaggttatattgataaaattgaaaggaaaaaatatatttagctAATAAATCTCAggattggttttatgaaaaaaacaacaaaatatataagccactggttaatttgattttaaaaaagaagaaaaccaaatatccagtatcaaaattgaaaagggtaaaatcaccaccaatgaagaagaaattaaatcaatcattaggaaatattttgccccattatatgccaataaatctgtcAATCTGAGTGAAATCAATgaatatttctgaaaatataaattaaccaGATAAACAGATCAGTAAATAGAATGCCTAAATAAACCCATCTTAGAAAAATGATATTGGACAAGCCTTTAATgtattccctaagaaaaaaatctccagggtcagatgggttcacaagtgaattctaccaaacaatcAAAGAACAATTGTCCCAATATTATATGAACTATTTGGAAAATTGGAGgaatcctaccaaactccttttatgacacaaatatggtgctaataACCAAACCAGGAAAATCtaacagagaggaagaaagagagagagaggaaattatagaccaattttcatAATGAGTATCGATGCAAAAAAATTTGAATGAAATACTAGCAAGCACTgttatactatgaccaggtggtgtTTATACCATGAATTCAGGGCTActtcaatattagggaaactatcaacataattgaccatatcaataacaaaaccaacagaaatcatatgattttctcaatCGATGCTGAAAaacattttgacaaaatacaggacccattcattttaaaaacatttacagagcataggaataaagggaATATTCCTAAAATGATAAacagtatttatctaaaaccatcagcaaacattatctgtcataaggataagctagaaaccttcccaataaggtcaggggtgaagcaaggatgcttattatcaccactattattcaatatagtactagaaatgttagctataataataagagaaaaaagaaattgaagaaattagaataggcaatgaggaaacaaaactatcactcgttgcagatgatatgatggtatacttagagggccctatagaatcaactaaaaacctacTTGAAATGATGTGATTCTCTTTTCAcaactatgactaatatggaaataggttttgcatgatggcacatgtataacctgtgtCAAATTGCCTATCATtttaagaagaggggaggggagggagagaaggagaaaaattggacctcaaaatcttgcaaaaatgaatgctgaaggggcagctaggtggtgcagtggatagagcaccagccctggagtcaggagcacctgagttcaaagttcaaatccgacctcagacacttaacacttactagctgtgtgaccctgggcaagtcacttaaccccaattccctcactaaaaaaaaaagaatgctaaaaatgtcttgacatttaattgggaaaaaataaaatactatttcttaAAGGGTTTGAATCTTTGTTCTAgtaacttgttctttttttttagtaacttGTTCTAATAACCATAGTTTAATGGCTCCAGACCCATGTTCTTTTTACTACATTATGCTTTCTTTTAGAAGGAAAGACATTTCTTTCAACTAAATATCTTTAGTAGTTACATAGTAGTCAAGAATTATAAAGTTGTAATTCCAGAAATTTAACAGAGTTTCTATGCTGCTTTCTTAATGAGTAGAAAGCAATGACCCATATATGGCTCTTTGAAATTGCAAAAGGGTTTCATCAGATATGATATGTGTAGGTAATAATGCAGAGACAAAGTTAGGCATGCAAGAGAAGGCTTAAATGGATGGGGACAAGAATTTCTATGTTTGTCTGGTAACTTTTTCTGTACTCCAAATTCCTCCACTACTGagatttcacttttgtttttccttttcttttccttcacttgATTTGATAAACACTCATAGGCTCTGAGGCATTAGGGGGCAATACAAATATAGACATTGATAAAAGGGACTTGTGAAAATATAGATgctttctcatgtataaaattaaggggttactATGATTCTATGGGATGCATGATATAACATGCTGCTTATCTATTAACAAGGgcatacaaacatgcatatacatgcacatgcatgcatacacatgatATGGCTGGTATAGGGATAagttttgctttactatgcatatttgttacaagggtcctgtttgtctttcttttttcctctaataATAGAAGCAAAgattggagggagaaaaaaatggttttttattaattaaaaaaatttgaagtttacaaagcaatttcacCTATACTATATCATGCAATGCACAGGGGAAAAAATCACTATGAGGGAGACAGGAGAGGTGAGAGGtattaaaatgtccattttaaaaataatgaatggtGACTCATGAAactcaagtgattttcccaagggaACACAGTGAATTGAGGACTAGAGCACAGAACTTCTGACCTCATGTCCCAAGCATCTTTGTATTTAGCAGATGGTCTGATGGGGTAGGATTTGTCAAACCAGAAGTCAATATCATAGAAGCTCCCAAAATAGGGGTAATGAAACAGTTCGTGTAATCTACTGTCAAAGACAGAAGAGAGAGCCATGAAGATATGACCCTGCAGGGTCTTGGGCCTCATTTTTGGAAGCCAAGATTTCTAACAGCCAGTCTTTGGGCTCCAATAACCACATTCTAAGGCTCAGAGTTATGCCTTATCATTGAGAGAAGGCTGATCTGCTCACAAGTCTCTTCAAGGCACCCTTTATATCTTTGTTCCTTAGACTATAAATGAAGGGATTCAGCATGGGGGTGATCACAGCATACATCACTGAGGCAACTGTGCTCTTCCAGGAGGAGTGGGTAGCCGAGGAGCTCAGATACACCCCAAAAACTGTGccataaaataatgaaacaacacACAGGTGAGACCCACAGGTGGAAAAAGCTTTATACTTTCCTCCAGGTGATGGGACTCTCAATATGGAAGAACAAATCTTAGTATAAGAAAAAAGGATCCCTGTGAGGGGGAGAACACCAAGCAGGCCAGTGGTAAAATAAACCAAGATGTTGTTGATAAGGGCATCAGTACAAGACAGCTTCAGAACTTGAGGAAGATCACAGAAGAAGAATGGGAGATCGTGGTCTTTACAGAAGGAGAGACGCATTGCCATCAGACTCTGAATGAGGGAGTCTAAAAGACCGATAGTCCAAGACAATAGAACTAGCATACCACAGAGCTGTGGGCTCATGATGGTTGCATAGCGCAGAGGGTGACAAATGGCCACAAAGCGATCATAGGCCATCACAGCAAGGAGGAAATTATCCATACAAGCAAAGACTGAGAAGAAATACATCTGGGTGAGGCAGCCCGCATAAGAGATGGCCTCACTATTGGTCAGGATATTCACAAGCATCTTGGGGACTGTGGTGGATACTAGACAGAGATCCACAAAAGATAGGTTGGAAAGGAAGAAGTACATGGGAGTATGGAGGTGAGAATCAGATCCTATAGCCAACATAATGAGAAAGTTCCCAATCATAGTCACCATATACATGCCTAGGAATAGTCCAAAGATAAACAGCCGTTGTTCTTGTCTTATGGGAAATTTGAAGAAGAATTCTgagatgtttgttttatttcctggTCCCATTTAACTGATTTAACTGTTAGGTAAGAATAGGAAtagataatgaaattaaaatacagCCATTGcagagtcacagaatttgagtGAGAGGAGAACTTAGTGGCCAACCAACCCAACCCATAAACCAAAAGAATTTCTGTAGCCTTGACCTCTGGCATCATGGCTTTCTGGGCCAAAAGACTTGCAGGGTCCGTGTTGCTGACTCATCTCCGCATGATGAGTCATACCATAGAAACCTCTTCATCCAGGAAACTCACTTAGTTCCTGGACCACTTCTCACATTGGAAGTCCCCTCACTTGCCCCTGTATCCTCTCCCTGTGATTGGCTGGATCCTCCCAGTATCTCCTTTTTAAGGAGGAGGCCCAGGCCAATCATGTCTTCCTTCCCTTTAGGCTGCCCTGATGACAGTTATTTCTCTACTGTGCTTCTAAGCTACCTTCACCATCACCTCCAATGCTTTTCAGCCctctttttatgtattgtcttccattattggaatataagttccttggcAGCAGAGATTGTCTTTGTTTCTGCTTGTGTTTTTACCACATAGTAAATGCTGACTTAACTATAACATATCCAAAAAGAAGCTGTCCATCCTCTGCCTAAAGACCTCTGAGGACAGATACCTATCACCTCCCTGGGCAGCCCAGTCCACTTAtggacagctctcattgttagcCTCTTTTAGTCTCAATGAGACTAAATGACTCCTTTGCTACATCCATCCATTGCCCCTGCTTCTGTGCCCTAAGACCAAACAGGACAAATTGAATCTTCTCCTCTGGACA includes:
- the LOC122734549 gene encoding olfactory receptor 7C1-like, with protein sequence MGPGNKTNISEFFFKFPIRQEQRLFIFGLFLGMYMVTMIGNFLIMLAIGSDSHLHTPMYFFLSNLSFVDLCLVSTTVPKMLVNILTNSEAISYAGCLTQMYFFSVFACMDNFLLAVMAYDRFVAICHPLRYATIMSPQLCGMLVLLSWTIGLLDSLIQSLMAMRLSFCKDHDLPFFFCDLPQVLKLSCTDALINNILVYFTTGLLGVLPLTGILFSYTKICSSILRVPSPGGKYKAFSTCGSHLCVVSLFYGTVFGVYLSSSATHSSWKSTVASVMYAVITPMLNPFIYSLRNKDIKGALKRLVSRSAFSQ